In one Chelmon rostratus isolate fCheRos1 chromosome 7, fCheRos1.pri, whole genome shotgun sequence genomic region, the following are encoded:
- the LOC121609250 gene encoding extracellular calcium-sensing receptor-like yields MVFAIEEINNSTDLLPGIKLGYQIHDSCASVAVAMHAAFQLSNGLDPVFYTDNECSQSGMVMAIVGESGSTPSISMSRIVGSFNIPQVSHFATCACLSDKQQYPSFFRTIPSDQFQADALAKLVKHFGWYWIGAIRSDSDYGNNGMASFLEAAQKEGICVEYSESFYRTHPRSRIQRVADVIRRSTATVVVAFAASGDLRILLEELSYEPSPPRQWIGSEAWVTDPDMLRFSFCAGAIGFGIQQSVIPGLRDFLLDLSPTEVAASPVLTEFWEDSFNCRLGKSAATNESLCDGNEDIETLQSPYTDTSQLRITNMVYKAVYAIAHAIHNAVCRETSSTTQCDKFTRIESKKILAQLKKVNFSQNGYDVSFDANGDPVAKYELVNWQKSDSGSIELVTVGLYDASLPVGQEFLINRNLTWMEGGTEVPVSVCSDSCPPGTRKVLQKGKPICCYDCVPCPEGEISNATDSPDCFPCPKEFWPNAERDTCFPKPVEFLSFDEVLGIILAAFSVGGACLAIITAAVFFRHRSSPIVRANNSELSFLLLFSLTLCFLCSLTFIGAPSEWSCMLRHTAFGITFVLCISCVLGKTIVVLMAFKATLPGSNVMKWFGPLQQRMTVVSFTFVQVLICTIWLVVNPPFPMKNLSIYKERIILECALGSAVGFWAVLGYIGLLAVFCFVLAVLARKLPDNFNEAKLITFSMLIFCAVWITFIPAYVSSPGKFTVAVEIFAILASSFALILCIFAPKCFIILFQPEKNTKKHLMNKNQN; encoded by the exons ATGGTCTTTGCAATTGAGGAGATTAACAACAGCACGGACCTGCTGCCAGGAATTAAGCTCGGTTATCAGATCCATGACTCATGTGCCTCGGTGGCCGTGGCAATGCATGCAGCATTCCAGCTTTCAAATGGACTGGACCCAGTGTTTTACACCGACAACGAATGCTCACAATCTGGTATGGTGATGGCTATCGTCGGAGAGTCTGGGTCCACACCATCCATCAGCATGTCACGCATAGTCGGGTCTTTTAACATTCCTCAA GTGAGCCACTTTGCCACTTGTGCATGTCTATCTGATAAGCAGCAGTACCCGAGTTTCTTCAGAACAATCCCGAGCGATCAGTTCCAGGCTGACGCACTGGCCAAGCTGGTAAAACACTTTGGCTGGTATTGGATAGGTGCCATCCGGTCAGATTCGGACTATGGCAATAATGGGATGGCGTCTTTCCTTGAAGCAGCGCAGAAAGAGGGGATCTGTGTGGAATACTCTGAATCTTTCTATCGGACCCACCCACGGAGCAGGATCCAGAGAGTCGCTGATGTTATCCGCAG GTCGACAGCTACGGTTGTTGTGGCATTTGCAGCCTCTGGAGACCTGAGGATCCTGCTGGAGGAGTTGTCATATGAGCCTTCTCCACCTCGTCAGTGGATTGGCAGTGAGGCCTGGGTAACTGACCCGGACATGCTGAGGTTCAGCTTCTGTGCTGGAGCCATCGGATTTGGCATTCAGCAATCTGTCATCCCAGGTCTGAGAGACTTCTTGCTGGATCTCTCTCCCACTGAAGTGGCTGCCTCTCCAGTGCTGACTGAGTTCTGGGAGGATTCATTCAACTGCAGGCTGGGAAAAA gTGCAGCCACAAACGAGAGTCTGTGTGATGGAAATGAAGACATTGAGACTCTCCAGAGCCCGTATACCGACACATCTCAGCTCCGCATCACTAACATGGTGTACAAGGCTGTTTATGCAATAGCACATGCCATTCATAATGCAGTGTGTCGGGAAACAAGTTCTACAACTCAGTGTGACAAATTCACCAGGATAGAGTCCAAAAAG ATTCTTGCTCAGCTGAAGAAAGTCAATTTTTCTCAAAATGGTTATGATGTGTCATTTGATGCCAACGGGGATCCTGTGGCCAAATATGAGCTGGTTAACTGGCAAAAATCTGATAGTGGCAGCATTGAGTTGGTGACAGTAGGGCTCTACGATGCATCATTACCGGTGGGCCAGGAGTTCCTTATTAACAGGAACCTCACCTGGATGGAGGGTGGCACTGAA GtgcctgtgtcagtgtgcagtgacagctgtccTCCAGGAACTCgtaaagtgctgcagaaaggaaaaccCATCTGCTGTTATGATTGTGTACCGTGTCCTGAGGGAGAGATTAGCAATGCTACag ATTCCCCTGATTGTTTCCCTTGCCCAAAGGAGTTTTGGCctaatgcagagagagacacttgtTTCCCCAAACCTGTAGAGTTTCTCTCCTTTGACGAGGTCCTAGGAATCATCCTGGCTGCATTCTCAGTTGGTGGAGCCTGTCTTGCCATtataacagcagctgtgttcTTTCGTCACAGGTCATCCCCGATCGTCAGGGCAAataactctgagctgagcttcctgctgctcttctctctgactctgtgtttcTTATGTTCATTAACTTTCATTGGAGCACCCTCTGAGTGGTCCTGCATGCTGCGCCACACAGCGTTTGGGATCACCTTCgtcctctgcatctcttgtgtTCTGGGAAAAACAATAGTGGTGTTAATGGCCTTCAAAGCTACACTCCCAGGCAGTAATGTCATGAAATGGTTTGGTCCATTACAGCAAAGGATGACTGTAGTGTCTTTCACATTTGTTCAAGTTTTAATATGCACTATTTGGCTGGTTGTTAATCCCccttttccaatgaaaaacctATCCATATACAAGGAGAGAATCATCCTGGAGTGTGCATTAGGTTCAGCTGTTGGGTTCTGGGCTGTGCTCGGGTACATAGGCCTACTggctgtcttttgttttgtgttagcTGTCCTCGCCCGGAAACTACCTGATAATTTTAATGAAGCCAAGCTgatcaccttcagcatgctgatattctGTGCAGTGTGGATCACCTTTATCCCAGCGTATGTCAGCTCTCCTGGGAaatttactgtggctgtggagatATTTGCCATTCTGGCCTCCAGTTTTGCACTAATACTGTGCATATTTGCTCCAAAGTGTTTCATCATATTGTTTCAGCCAGAGAAGAACACcaagaaacatttaatgaacaaaaatcaaaactaa